In Nitrososphaerota archaeon, the following are encoded in one genomic region:
- a CDS encoding archaellin/type IV pilin N-terminal domain-containing protein, whose product MKKGISAVIATLLLLVITIGLAMTAYFYINNMVQRSTSKVINIEPGYCSNGVITLVITNLGTETIQNGDIKYTLNSGTVNNLNLATGSSYPIPPRGTAVATISGAVAGINNIIILTPSGSIKQQVFC is encoded by the coding sequence ATGAAAAAAGGAATATCTGCTGTAATTGCTACACTACTTTTGCTAGTAATAACAATAGGTTTAGCAATGACAGCTTATTTTTATATAAATAACATGGTACAAAGAAGTACGTCTAAAGTAATTAACATAGAGCCAGGTTATTGTTCAAATGGTGTAATAACTTTAGTTATAACAAATTTAGGTACAGAAACAATTCAAAATGGTGATATAAAATATACATTAAATTCAGGTACAGTAAATAATTTAAATTTAGCTACAGGATCAAGCTATCCTATACCTCCTAGAGGAACAGCAGTTGCAACTATCTCTGGTGCGGTTGCAGGTATTAACAATATTATAATACTAACACCGTCTGGATCAATAAAACAGCAAGTATTTTGTTAA